A region from the Nocardioides exalbidus genome encodes:
- a CDS encoding precorrin-2 C(20)-methyltransferase — MTGRLYGVGLGPGDPELITLKAARLIESADVIAFHAGVGKTSNARTIAASLIPASAIEEELRYPVTTGETAHPGGYAGAMAEFYESCSARLGAHLEAGRTVVVLAEGDPLFYGSFMYLHDRLSPRFPTEVVPGVPAFAAATAVLASPLVRQTDVLTVLPGTLPVPELARRLADTDGAIIMKLGRTFPRVVEALRQAGRLEHALYVERASMPAERWMPVVDVDPTSVPYFSLIVVPGDSKSDDPTGRRATSASLVEEGAAQPLVEQRGTSVSKPRPLKVIGLGPGPDKWLTPEATEALADVDHVIGYAPYVNRVPQREGLTRHASGNTVEVDRARHALTLASQGERVAVVSGGDAGVFGMASAVFEAAPDFPDVPIEVLPGVSAFQAVAARAGAPVGADFAVLSLSDRLKPWPVIEKRLRAIAEADLVLAVYNPASRSRTTRVADLQKLFLEHRSADTVVVVGRDVGRAEESLTVTTLAELEADTIDMKCLLIIGASSTTVTAAGQVWTPRFVEGE, encoded by the coding sequence ATGACGGGCCGGTTGTACGGCGTCGGGCTCGGCCCCGGCGACCCCGAGCTGATCACCCTGAAGGCCGCCCGGCTCATCGAGTCGGCCGACGTGATCGCCTTCCACGCCGGCGTCGGCAAGACGTCCAACGCCCGCACGATCGCCGCCTCGCTGATCCCGGCGTCGGCCATCGAGGAGGAGCTCCGCTATCCCGTCACGACGGGCGAGACGGCGCACCCGGGTGGGTACGCCGGCGCGATGGCCGAGTTCTACGAGTCCTGCTCCGCCCGGCTGGGCGCGCACCTCGAGGCCGGGCGGACCGTCGTCGTGCTGGCCGAGGGCGACCCGCTGTTCTACGGGTCGTTCATGTACCTCCACGACCGCCTCTCCCCGCGCTTCCCCACCGAGGTCGTCCCCGGCGTACCGGCCTTCGCCGCCGCCACCGCCGTCCTCGCCTCGCCGCTCGTGCGGCAGACCGACGTGCTCACCGTGCTCCCCGGCACCCTCCCGGTCCCTGAGCTCGCCCGCCGCCTCGCCGACACCGACGGCGCGATCATCATGAAGCTCGGCCGCACCTTCCCCCGCGTCGTCGAGGCCCTGCGCCAGGCCGGCCGCCTCGAGCACGCGCTGTACGTCGAGCGCGCCTCGATGCCCGCCGAGCGCTGGATGCCCGTGGTCGACGTCGACCCCACCTCCGTCCCCTACTTCTCGTTGATCGTCGTCCCCGGCGACTCCAAGTCCGACGACCCGACGGGAAGAAGGGCGACCAGCGCATCGCTGGTCGAGGAAGGCGCCGCGCAGCCGCTGGTTGAGCAGCGAGGAACGAGCGTGTCGAAACCAAGGCCGCTCAAGGTCATCGGCCTCGGCCCCGGCCCGGACAAGTGGCTCACCCCCGAGGCCACCGAGGCCCTCGCCGACGTCGACCACGTCATCGGCTACGCGCCCTACGTCAACCGCGTACCCCAGCGCGAGGGCCTCACCCGCCACGCGTCCGGCAACACCGTCGAGGTCGACCGCGCTCGCCACGCGCTGACCCTGGCGTCGCAGGGCGAGAGGGTGGCGGTCGTGTCCGGCGGAGACGCGGGCGTCTTCGGGATGGCGAGTGCCGTGTTCGAAGCCGCCCCGGACTTCCCCGACGTACCCATCGAGGTCCTCCCCGGCGTCAGCGCCTTCCAGGCCGTCGCAGCCAGGGCCGGAGCACCCGTCGGCGCGGACTTCGCGGTCCTGTCGCTGAGCGACCGGCTCAAGCCGTGGCCGGTCATCGAGAAGCGCCTGCGCGCGATCGCCGAGGCCGACCTGGTTCTGGCGGTCTACAACCCCGCCTCGCGCAGCCGGACGACCCGGGTCGCCGACCTGCAGAAGCTCTTCCTCGAGCACCGCAGCGCCGACACCGTCGTCGTGGTCGGCCGCGACGTCGGTCGGGCCGAGGAGTCGCTGACCGTGACCACCCTCGCCGAGCTCGAGGCCGACACGATCGACATGAAGTGCCTGCTGATCATCGGCGCCTCCTCGACCACCGTCACGGCGGCCGGCCAGGTCTGGACGCCGCGGTTCGTGGAGGGCGAGTGA
- the cobM gene encoding precorrin-4 C(11)-methyltransferase, with amino-acid sequence MTVHFVGAGPGAADLITLRAASLLAAADVVLYPGTYLDAEVLSHCPDARQVDTQKLHLDQITSVMVDAAAGGKEVVRLTSGDPSLYSALAEQTARLDAAGVAWDVCPGVPAYAAAAAAVGRELTVPLVTQSVVLTRTQARSTAMPSTESLAAFAATRATLCLHLAITKTRELALELVEEYGADCPVAVVHRATQPDELVLVGTLADIADQVEAAELKQAAVILVGRALARDGAESWLYQADRPRS; translated from the coding sequence GTGACCGTCCACTTCGTCGGCGCCGGCCCCGGCGCTGCGGACCTGATCACCCTGCGCGCCGCATCGCTGCTCGCGGCCGCCGACGTCGTCCTCTACCCGGGGACGTACCTCGACGCCGAGGTCCTCTCCCACTGCCCCGACGCGCGGCAGGTCGACACCCAGAAGCTCCACCTCGACCAGATCACCTCGGTCATGGTCGACGCGGCCGCCGGGGGCAAGGAAGTCGTCCGGCTCACCTCCGGCGACCCGTCGCTCTACTCCGCGCTCGCCGAGCAGACCGCCCGCCTCGACGCGGCCGGGGTCGCGTGGGACGTGTGCCCGGGAGTCCCGGCGTACGCCGCTGCTGCCGCCGCCGTCGGTCGCGAGCTCACCGTCCCCCTGGTCACGCAGTCGGTCGTGCTGACCCGCACCCAGGCCCGCTCGACCGCGATGCCGTCGACCGAGTCCCTGGCCGCGTTCGCCGCGACCCGCGCCACGCTCTGCCTCCACCTCGCCATCACGAAGACCCGCGAGCTGGCTCTCGAGCTCGTCGAGGAGTACGGCGCCGACTGCCCCGTCGCCGTCGTCCACCGGGCCACCCAGCCGGACGAGCTCGTCCTCGTCGGGACGCTGGCCGACATCGCCGACCAGGTCGAGGCCGCCGAGCTCAAACAAGCCGCGGTCATCCTGGTCGGCCGGGCCCTCGCCCGCGATGGGGCCGAGTCCTGGCTCTACCAGGCCGACCGACCGCGCAGCTAG
- a CDS encoding cupin domain-containing protein, giving the protein MDDEATAVMREPGSSAHETWAMGSLFEHLLVAGESAGRLGVAVVTQPPGIATPLHRHTREAEAFYLLEGEMSYRAGEEQFELYAGCFMYLPQGLPHAFRTRGTSPVRYLALTEPGHLLGLYDEVGVPAAARRIPGEGEGLPMAEEIARWNEVGPRYGLEVVGPPIPEEAPA; this is encoded by the coding sequence ATGGACGACGAGGCGACAGCGGTCATGCGGGAGCCGGGCAGCTCCGCGCACGAGACCTGGGCGATGGGTTCGCTCTTCGAGCACCTGCTGGTGGCGGGGGAGTCCGCGGGGCGGCTGGGGGTCGCGGTGGTGACCCAGCCGCCCGGCATCGCGACCCCGCTGCACCGGCACACGCGCGAGGCCGAGGCGTTCTACCTGCTCGAGGGGGAGATGAGCTATCGGGCGGGCGAGGAGCAGTTCGAGCTCTACGCCGGCTGCTTCATGTACCTCCCGCAGGGCCTGCCGCACGCCTTCCGCACACGCGGGACGAGTCCCGTGCGCTACCTCGCGCTCACCGAGCCGGGGCACCTGCTCGGGCTGTACGACGAGGTGGGAGTCCCGGCGGCGGCCCGCCGGATCCCCGGGGAGGGCGAAGGGTTGCCGATGGCCGAGGAGATCGCGCGCTGGAACGAGGTCGGGCCGCGCTACGGGCTCGAGGTGGTCGGCCCGCCGATCCCCGAGGAGGCTCCGGCCTGA
- a CDS encoding TetR/AcrR family transcriptional regulator, with the protein MPTQRKARTYDASARRAAAEQTRARVLAAAHDLFVSGGYAATSVSEIARRAGVSVDTVYTAVGRKPQLLLTVVDMVLASSSRPLPATERDYVQEIRRAEGARRKLETYAAALARLMPTISPLLLALRDAGLTDPECAQAWRHITERRATNMLQLAADLRVTGEVRDDLTDQDVADLVWSTNSPEWFAAYISRGRTPEHYAAALADLWGRTLLAG; encoded by the coding sequence GTGCCGACCCAGCGCAAGGCCCGCACCTACGACGCCTCTGCCCGGCGCGCGGCCGCCGAGCAGACGCGCGCACGGGTCCTCGCCGCCGCGCACGACCTGTTCGTCTCCGGCGGCTACGCCGCGACGTCGGTCAGCGAGATCGCGAGGCGGGCGGGCGTGTCGGTGGACACCGTCTACACCGCGGTCGGCCGCAAGCCACAGCTGCTCCTCACTGTGGTCGACATGGTGCTCGCCTCGTCGTCCCGACCCCTTCCGGCGACCGAGCGCGACTACGTCCAGGAGATCCGTCGCGCGGAGGGTGCGCGCCGCAAGCTCGAGACGTACGCCGCCGCGCTGGCCCGGCTGATGCCGACGATCTCGCCGCTGCTGCTCGCCCTGCGCGATGCCGGACTCACCGACCCCGAGTGCGCGCAGGCATGGCGGCACATCACCGAGCGTCGCGCCACCAACATGCTCCAGCTCGCGGCCGACCTCCGCGTCACGGGCGAGGTGCGTGACGACCTCACCGACCAGGACGTCGCCGACCTCGTCTGGTCGACCAACAGCCCGGAGTGGTTCGCCGCCTACATCTCGCGCGGCCGCACCCCGGAGCACTACGCGGCCGCGCTGGCCGACCTCTGGGGCCGCACGCTCCTGGCCGGCTGA
- a CDS encoding acyl-CoA dehydrogenase family protein produces MSTLDDVGLTDSPFSDFLGFELLLDEEDRELLSRVRAFTTREIEPIINDYWTRAEFPHQLVEGLAELGIAGLAYDGPGCPNRGALVDGMVAMELGRIDPSIATFMGVHGGLAMGSINLCGSDEQRERWLPAMARMELIGAFGLTEPDVGSAISAGLATSARRDGDDWILNGEKKWIGNAAFADLVVIWARDEADGQVKGFVVEKDTNGMTFDKQEDKIALRVVQNAEIHLHDVRVPEANRLQKAESFRSTADVLRVTRMGVAWQAAGCARGAFEHALRYTKAREQFGRPIASFQLVQDLLVKMLGNVTASTAMNVRASQLQDAGLLRDEHASLCKVHATVRMREAVGWAREVLGGNGILLEHHVGRFVADAEAIYSYEGTREINTLIVGRAITGESAFV; encoded by the coding sequence ATGAGCACGCTCGACGACGTCGGACTCACCGACTCCCCCTTCTCCGACTTCCTCGGCTTCGAGCTGCTCCTCGACGAGGAGGACCGCGAGCTGCTCAGCCGGGTGCGCGCGTTCACCACCCGCGAGATCGAGCCGATCATCAACGACTACTGGACCCGCGCGGAGTTCCCGCACCAGCTGGTCGAGGGCCTCGCGGAGCTCGGGATCGCGGGTCTGGCGTACGACGGACCCGGCTGCCCCAACCGGGGCGCCCTGGTCGACGGCATGGTCGCCATGGAGCTCGGTCGGATCGACCCGTCGATCGCCACGTTCATGGGCGTCCACGGCGGCCTGGCCATGGGATCGATCAACCTGTGCGGCTCCGACGAGCAGCGCGAGCGCTGGCTGCCGGCGATGGCCCGGATGGAGCTGATCGGCGCGTTCGGGCTGACCGAGCCCGACGTCGGCTCGGCGATCTCCGCCGGCCTCGCCACGAGCGCCCGGCGCGACGGCGACGACTGGATCCTCAACGGTGAGAAGAAGTGGATCGGCAACGCCGCCTTCGCCGACCTCGTCGTGATCTGGGCGCGCGACGAGGCCGACGGGCAGGTCAAGGGCTTCGTCGTCGAGAAGGACACCAACGGGATGACCTTCGACAAGCAGGAGGACAAGATCGCCCTGCGCGTCGTGCAGAACGCCGAGATCCACCTCCACGACGTCCGCGTCCCCGAGGCCAACCGGCTGCAGAAGGCCGAGAGCTTCCGCTCGACGGCCGACGTGCTGCGGGTGACCCGGATGGGTGTCGCCTGGCAGGCGGCCGGATGTGCGCGCGGTGCGTTCGAGCACGCCCTGCGCTACACGAAGGCCCGCGAGCAGTTCGGCCGGCCGATCGCGTCGTTCCAGCTGGTGCAGGACCTGCTCGTGAAGATGCTCGGCAACGTCACCGCCTCCACGGCCATGAACGTCCGGGCCTCGCAGCTGCAGGACGCCGGCCTGCTCCGCGACGAGCACGCCTCGCTGTGCAAGGTGCACGCGACCGTACGGATGCGCGAGGCCGTCGGCTGGGCGCGCGAGGTCCTCGGCGGCAACGGCATCCTGCTCGAGCACCACGTCGGCCGCTTCGTCGCCGACGCGGAGGCGATCTACTCCTACGAGGGCACCCGCGAGATCAACACCCTGATCGTCGGTCGGGCCATCACCGGCGAGAGCGCGTTCGTCTGA
- a CDS encoding GtrA family protein — protein sequence MGAAFNVLYGLLYVVLREQLTAQPANALALVLSTIAGTFGHRYITFGVRGTDRTVQHQVLGLALLAFSLAVTAGALWVLDATVAEPSRRQELAVLIAANLGTGLVRFCAFRVAMLDQSRAPRPTAP from the coding sequence GTGGGCGCTGCGTTCAACGTGCTGTACGGACTGCTCTACGTCGTCCTCCGGGAGCAGCTCACCGCGCAGCCGGCGAACGCTCTCGCGCTCGTGCTCTCGACCATCGCTGGAACGTTCGGGCATCGCTACATCACCTTCGGGGTCCGAGGCACGGACCGAACCGTGCAGCACCAGGTGCTCGGGCTCGCCCTTCTGGCCTTCAGCCTCGCCGTGACGGCTGGTGCCCTGTGGGTGCTCGACGCCACCGTCGCCGAGCCGTCGCGTCGACAGGAGCTCGCGGTCCTCATCGCGGCCAACCTGGGCACGGGCCTGGTGCGGTTCTGCGCATTTCGTGTGGCGATGCTGGACCAGTCGAGAGCCCCGCGTCCCACCGCCCCGTAG
- a CDS encoding CDP-alcohol phosphatidyltransferase family protein yields MTAPYVAKDSPRLRAAGWALHTYTASGTAIAFLALTAAVGGEEIAALWWLFLALLIDGTDGMLARRLRVKEVIPAFDGARLDDIGDYITYCFVPIFLLWYGGHLPEGRLGTLLAVLPLLASSYQFCRTDAKTDDHFFLGFPSYWNVLAFYVIVLGVSPGATAALLLTCVVLVFVPIKYVYPSRTATARGLNLVLAGSWLVTYAVMLVQFPDPSVVVTALSLLYVVYYAAVSVVLTLRR; encoded by the coding sequence ATGACCGCGCCGTACGTCGCCAAGGACTCGCCGCGCCTTCGCGCCGCGGGCTGGGCCCTGCACACCTACACCGCCAGCGGCACCGCGATCGCGTTCCTCGCCCTGACGGCCGCCGTCGGCGGCGAGGAGATCGCGGCGTTGTGGTGGCTGTTCCTCGCCCTGCTGATCGACGGCACCGACGGCATGCTGGCTCGCCGGCTCCGCGTCAAGGAGGTCATTCCGGCCTTCGACGGAGCGCGGCTCGACGACATCGGCGACTACATCACCTACTGCTTCGTGCCCATCTTCCTGCTCTGGTACGGCGGCCACCTGCCCGAAGGGCGGCTCGGTACCTTGCTCGCCGTGCTGCCGCTCCTGGCGTCCAGCTACCAGTTCTGCCGCACCGACGCCAAGACCGACGACCACTTCTTCCTGGGATTCCCGAGCTACTGGAATGTCCTGGCCTTCTACGTGATCGTGCTGGGCGTCTCCCCTGGAGCGACGGCAGCTCTGCTCCTGACCTGCGTGGTGCTGGTCTTCGTACCCATCAAGTACGTCTACCCCTCCCGCACAGCCACCGCCCGCGGCCTCAACCTCGTCCTGGCGGGGTCGTGGCTGGTGACCTACGCCGTGATGCTGGTGCAGTTCCCCGATCCGAGCGTCGTCGTCACCGCCTTGTCGCTGCTGTACGTGGTCTACTACGCCGCCGTGAGCGTCGTGCTGACACTGCGGCGTTGA
- the cbiE gene encoding precorrin-6y C5,15-methyltransferase (decarboxylating) subunit CbiE, whose translation MSSTAVPFSDGPSEIVVVGIGADGWSSLSPSSQALVLEASVLWGGSRHLSLVPTVDGQVRVPWPSPLAASLPALLAEYAGRPVVALASGDPLVSGIATTLLEHGAPVRVVPAVSSVALARARMGWSSESCEVVSLVGRPLERLVLALAPGRRILVLSSDASTPAALASLLTTSGWGASSFTVLGDLGSLSESFQSGVASSWSAQSPALNVIAIEVSGNGLASWAPGLPDSAFENDGQLTKRDLRASALARLMPAPGQLLWDVGAGAGSVGIEWMRTHPSCRTIAIESDPERAARIGRNAHALGVPDLQVVEGRAPSALTGLEAPDAIFIGGGATREGVLDACLAALKPGGRLVVHGVTLETEVLLAKAYADHGGELIRIGVENAAPVGTFTGWTPARGVTQWALRQALA comes from the coding sequence ATGTCGTCCACTGCAGTGCCGTTCAGTGATGGGCCCAGCGAGATCGTGGTCGTCGGGATCGGCGCCGACGGCTGGTCCTCGCTCTCTCCGTCCTCGCAGGCGCTGGTGCTCGAGGCGTCGGTGCTCTGGGGCGGGTCGCGTCACCTCTCCCTGGTGCCCACTGTTGACGGTCAGGTGCGGGTGCCGTGGCCCTCTCCGCTGGCGGCCTCCCTGCCTGCGCTGCTCGCTGAGTACGCCGGGCGCCCGGTCGTCGCGCTCGCCTCCGGGGACCCGCTGGTGTCGGGCATCGCAACCACGCTCTTGGAGCACGGCGCCCCGGTGCGGGTGGTGCCTGCTGTCTCGTCGGTCGCGTTGGCGCGGGCGCGGATGGGGTGGTCCTCCGAGTCCTGCGAGGTCGTCTCGCTTGTCGGTCGTCCCTTGGAACGTCTGGTGCTAGCCCTGGCACCGGGTCGTCGGATCCTGGTGCTGTCGTCGGACGCCTCGACGCCGGCTGCGCTGGCTTCGCTGCTGACCACGTCGGGCTGGGGTGCGTCTTCTTTCACGGTGCTCGGGGACCTCGGCTCGCTGTCCGAAAGTTTTCAGTCAGGCGTCGCCTCCTCCTGGTCCGCGCAGTCACCGGCGCTGAACGTCATCGCCATCGAGGTCTCCGGCAACGGTCTGGCCTCCTGGGCCCCCGGCCTTCCCGACTCGGCCTTCGAGAACGACGGCCAGCTCACCAAGCGTGACCTCCGCGCCTCGGCCCTCGCCCGCCTCATGCCCGCCCCCGGCCAGCTCCTCTGGGACGTCGGCGCGGGTGCCGGCTCGGTCGGCATCGAGTGGATGCGCACCCACCCGTCTTGTCGGACCATTGCCATCGAGTCCGACCCCGAGCGCGCGGCGCGCATCGGACGCAACGCTCACGCTTTGGGCGTCCCCGACCTCCAGGTCGTCGAAGGCCGCGCCCCCTCAGCCCTCACCGGGCTCGAAGCGCCGGACGCCATCTTCATCGGAGGCGGCGCCACCCGCGAAGGCGTACTCGACGCCTGCCTCGCCGCCCTCAAACCCGGCGGCCGCCTCGTCGTCCACGGCGTGACCCTCGAGACCGAGGTGTTGTTGGCGAAGGCGTACGCCGACCATGGCGGGGAGCTCATCCGGATCGGCGTCGAGAACGCAGCACCAGTCGGCACCTTCACGGGCTGGACACCCGCTCGCGGAGTCACTCAGTGGGCCCTGCGGCAGGCACTTGCCTGA
- a CDS encoding magnesium chelatase subunit D family protein: MPQQYPLCAVVGSDDMTLALLLTTISPEVGGVLVRGEKGTAKSTTVRALATVLPPIEVVAGDRFSSAPGETSPDGAWGSDAETETRPVRLVELPVGATEDRVLGSLHLSKVLADGVAEYEPGLLARAHRGILYVDEVNLLHDHLVDLLLDAAAMGRSTVERDGVSVAHAARFVLVGTMNPEEGELRPQLLDRFGLTVEIAAPRDPQLRAEVVRRRLAFDADPDAFVESYADAERALTDRIAAARKLLPEVELTDAVLTKVAEVCAAFKVDGMRADIVTTRTAIAHAAWNGRTHVTRADIRQAALLALPHRRRRNPFDAPGLDEELLDQILGDEEPDPEPPLPPEPDPEGHDDGSSEQPESMTPDQPDESDTDDSGRHENPRSEPSDSMTSDEPTDVESPGDSRPSGAGQTSVIGAADPYKVKRFEVHGTGAGESGKRSRALTSNGRRIGADPTGNGGLHLIETIRAAAPHQQARGRQGGRILFQDGDLRTARREGREANLVLFCVDASGSMAAKKRMEQVKTAILSLLLDAYQRRDKVGLVTFRADGAEIALPPTHSVDIAAKRLADLPAGGRTPLAEGLLTAAEVLRVERVRDPRRRPLLIVITDGRATHGADAVARSRQAAAWIAEQHTSSVVVDCEQGPMRMGLAGQLAARMQATHLPLAEVSAQALTSMARAA, translated from the coding sequence ATGCCACAGCAGTACCCCCTCTGCGCAGTCGTCGGCAGCGACGACATGACGCTCGCCCTCCTCCTCACCACGATCTCCCCCGAGGTCGGCGGCGTGCTCGTGCGCGGCGAGAAGGGCACGGCCAAGTCCACGACCGTCCGCGCCCTCGCCACCGTGCTGCCGCCCATCGAGGTGGTCGCCGGCGACCGCTTCTCCTCCGCTCCCGGCGAGACGTCGCCCGACGGGGCCTGGGGAAGCGACGCTGAGACCGAGACCCGGCCCGTACGCCTCGTCGAGCTGCCCGTCGGCGCCACCGAGGACCGCGTGCTCGGCTCGCTCCACCTCTCGAAGGTGCTGGCCGACGGCGTCGCCGAGTACGAGCCCGGCCTCCTCGCCCGCGCGCACCGCGGCATCCTCTACGTCGACGAGGTCAACCTCCTCCACGACCACCTCGTCGACCTGCTGCTCGACGCCGCCGCGATGGGCCGCTCCACCGTCGAGCGCGACGGCGTCTCGGTCGCCCACGCCGCCCGCTTCGTGCTCGTCGGCACCATGAACCCCGAGGAGGGCGAGCTCCGCCCCCAGCTCCTCGACCGCTTCGGCCTCACCGTCGAGATCGCCGCACCGCGCGACCCGCAGCTGCGCGCCGAGGTCGTACGACGTCGGCTCGCCTTCGACGCCGACCCCGATGCCTTCGTCGAGTCGTACGCCGACGCCGAGCGCGCGCTGACCGACCGGATCGCCGCCGCCCGCAAGCTGCTCCCCGAGGTCGAGCTGACCGACGCGGTGCTGACCAAGGTGGCCGAGGTGTGCGCCGCCTTCAAGGTCGACGGGATGCGCGCGGACATCGTCACGACCCGGACCGCGATCGCGCACGCCGCCTGGAACGGGCGGACCCACGTCACCCGGGCCGACATCCGGCAGGCGGCGCTGCTGGCGCTGCCTCACCGGCGGCGGCGGAATCCGTTCGACGCTCCCGGGCTCGACGAGGAGCTGCTCGACCAGATCCTCGGGGACGAGGAGCCGGACCCGGAGCCGCCGCTTCCGCCGGAGCCCGACCCGGAAGGTCATGACGACGGATCGTCCGAGCAACCGGAGTCGATGACGCCCGACCAGCCGGACGAGAGCGACACCGACGACAGCGGACGTCATGAGAATCCCCGGTCCGAACCGAGCGATTCCATGACGTCCGACGAGCCGACCGACGTTGAGTCTCCGGGAGACTCACGGCCGAGTGGCGCGGGTCAGACGTCGGTCATCGGGGCGGCGGACCCCTACAAGGTGAAGCGGTTCGAGGTGCACGGGACCGGCGCCGGGGAGTCGGGCAAGCGGAGCCGCGCGCTGACGAGCAACGGACGGCGGATCGGCGCCGACCCGACCGGCAACGGCGGGCTGCACCTGATCGAGACGATCCGGGCAGCGGCTCCTCACCAGCAGGCACGAGGGCGCCAGGGCGGCCGGATCCTCTTCCAGGACGGTGATCTGAGGACCGCTCGACGGGAGGGACGCGAGGCCAACCTCGTCCTCTTCTGCGTCGACGCGAGCGGCAGCATGGCTGCGAAGAAGCGGATGGAGCAGGTGAAGACCGCGATCCTCAGCCTGCTGCTCGACGCCTACCAGCGCCGCGACAAGGTCGGGCTGGTCACCTTCCGCGCCGATGGTGCAGAGATCGCGCTGCCGCCGACCCACTCGGTCGACATCGCGGCCAAGCGGCTCGCCGACCTGCCGGCCGGAGGGCGTACGCCGCTCGCCGAGGGGCTGCTCACCGCGGCCGAGGTGCTGCGGGTGGAGAGGGTCCGGGACCCGCGCCGCCGCCCGCTCCTCATCGTGATCACCGACGGCCGCGCCACCCACGGCGCCGACGCCGTGGCCCGCAGCCGACAGGCAGCCGCCTGGATCGCCGAGCAGCACACCAGCTCAGTCGTCGTCGACTGCGAGCAGGGTCCGATGCGGATGGGCCTCGCCGGTCAGCTGGCCGCACGGATGCAGGCCACGCACCTCCCGCTCGCCGAGGTCAGCGCGCAGGCCCTCACGTCCATGGCGCGCGCGGCGTGA
- the bluB gene encoding 5,6-dimethylbenzimidazole synthase, producing MSTDLYDVIARRRDVRAEFSGGALDDATLLRVLGAAHQAPSVGHSQPWDFVLVKDETTRNEFAEHVETERKVFADQLDGERRATFEKIKVEGIRESGLGVVVTYSPGRGGQHVLGRHAIADAGLYSTCLAIQNLWLAATAEGLGVGWVSFYREEFLADLVGLPDGVRPVAWLCLGPVTRLQEVPDLVRHDWRKGRSLDEAIHIDGWSA from the coding sequence GTGAGCACGGATCTGTACGACGTCATCGCCCGCCGGCGCGACGTCCGAGCCGAGTTCAGCGGCGGGGCCTTGGACGACGCGACCCTGCTGCGGGTCCTCGGAGCGGCTCACCAGGCGCCGTCCGTCGGGCACTCCCAGCCCTGGGACTTCGTGCTGGTGAAGGACGAGACCACGCGCAACGAGTTCGCCGAGCACGTCGAGACCGAGCGCAAGGTCTTCGCCGACCAGCTCGACGGCGAGCGACGCGCGACCTTCGAGAAGATCAAGGTCGAGGGGATCCGCGAGTCCGGGCTCGGCGTCGTGGTGACGTACTCCCCCGGACGCGGCGGGCAGCACGTGCTCGGCCGGCACGCGATCGCCGACGCCGGCCTCTACTCCACCTGCCTGGCCATCCAGAACCTCTGGCTCGCCGCCACCGCCGAGGGCCTCGGCGTGGGGTGGGTGTCGTTCTACCGCGAGGAGTTCCTCGCCGACCTCGTCGGCCTGCCCGACGGCGTACGCCCGGTCGCGTGGCTCTGCCTCGGCCCGGTCACGCGGCTGCAGGAGGTGCCCGACCTGGTCCGGCACGACTGGCGCAAGGGCCGTTCGCTCGACGAGGCCATCCACATCGACGGCTGGAGCGCCTGA
- the cobO gene encoding cob(I)yrinic acid a,c-diamide adenosyltransferase produces MPKGVPTTVPDDGLTTRERRNRPLIMVHTGPGKGKSTAAFGLAMRGWNQGFSIGVFQFVKSAKWRIGEQTVLERLGELHEETGEGGPVTWHKMGSGWSWSRKAGTDEDHAADAAEGWQEIKRALAEERHDLYVLDEFTYPMKWGWVDVDDVVATLVDRPGRQHVVITGRHADPRLVEAANLVTEMGQVKHPMEVGQKGQRGIEW; encoded by the coding sequence ATGCCCAAGGGAGTGCCGACCACCGTCCCCGACGACGGCCTGACCACGCGCGAGCGCCGCAACCGGCCGCTGATCATGGTCCACACCGGCCCCGGCAAGGGGAAGTCGACGGCCGCCTTCGGCCTCGCGATGCGCGGGTGGAACCAGGGCTTCAGCATCGGGGTCTTCCAGTTCGTGAAGTCCGCCAAGTGGCGCATCGGCGAGCAGACCGTGCTCGAGCGCCTCGGCGAGCTGCACGAGGAGACCGGCGAGGGTGGGCCCGTCACCTGGCACAAGATGGGCTCGGGCTGGTCGTGGTCGCGCAAGGCCGGCACCGACGAGGACCACGCCGCCGACGCCGCCGAGGGCTGGCAGGAGATCAAGCGCGCGCTCGCCGAGGAGCGCCACGACCTCTACGTCCTCGACGAGTTCACCTATCCGATGAAGTGGGGCTGGGTCGACGTCGACGACGTCGTCGCCACGCTCGTCGACAGGCCCGGCCGCCAGCACGTCGTGATCACCGGCCGCCACGCCGACCCGCGCCTCGTCGAGGCCGCGAACCTCGTCACGGAGATGGGCCAGGTCAAGCACCCGATGGAGGTCGGGCAGAAGGGCCAGCGAGGCATCGAATGGTGA
- a CDS encoding CbtB domain-containing protein, with the protein MSNAIPAPAAPEIAVPSIPVAQITPWALFFGLLAVLALFFISADQGAVSLPAGTAIHEWVHDGRHLLGFPCH; encoded by the coding sequence ATGAGCAACGCCATTCCCGCTCCCGCGGCACCCGAGATCGCGGTACCGAGCATTCCCGTCGCCCAGATCACCCCGTGGGCCCTCTTCTTCGGCCTGCTGGCCGTCCTCGCGCTCTTCTTCATCAGCGCGGACCAGGGCGCCGTGAGCCTGCCCGCCGGCACCGCGATCCACGAGTGGGTGCACGACGGCCGGCACCTGCTCGGCTTCCCCTGCCACTGA